The Rhododendron vialii isolate Sample 1 chromosome 6a, ASM3025357v1 genome includes a window with the following:
- the LOC131329918 gene encoding uncharacterized protein LOC131329918: protein MFKRGNKSSRSWSGIEGRRVPVLFTCLTLVLLALIMLLRHDGEKPGSSTGVIKQKWNSFDSFAQFNQTIEFRNGTDIIWQVPDSPKAVLFLAHGCNGRAVNFWDMSPKCPNCVGLPEERLIVLHALARKFAVLTISSAGRCWSLKEERMIVKGIIMWWVEKHKLEKLPLVALGASSGGYFVSMLATDVKFSSIAVMIAEGVFDQIDIMKDYPPTIFVHMPKDEARKRRIDYFLRILKDEGIDAAEIKCMEFPLSPNFLSDRIPALDETTSMELFDLFRDKGFIDKNGFMRADGRALPLKAALRESKIVLPDLDLVHHIEEELNLAFANHEMTSLQSQQIFDWFESHMRLSRL from the coding sequence ATGTTTAAGCGTGGAAACAAATCATCAAGGTCATGGAGTGGCATTGAGGGACGCCGGGTGCCGGTTTTGTTTACATGTCTGACTCTAGTACTCTTAGCTTTGATAATGTTGCTTCGACACGATGGGGAGAAACCCGGTTCTTCGACTGGCGTAATAAAGCAGAAGTGGAATAGTTTTGACTCTTTTGCTCAATTTAACCAGACTATCGAATTCAGGAATGGAACAGATATCATATGGCAAGTACCTGATTCGCCAAAGGCAGTTCTCTTTTTAGCTCATGGTTGTAATGGCCGAGCTGTTAATTTTTGGGACATGTCTCCTAAGTGTCCGAACTGTGTTGGCTTGCCTGAGGAAAGGCTAATTGTCCTTCACGCCCTCGCTCGCAAGTTTGCTGTTCTTACCATTTCAAGTGCAGGGAGGTGCTGGTCACTTAAGGAGGAAAGAATGATCGTCAAAGGAATTATCATGTGGTGGGTTGAGAAACACAAGCTTGAAAAGCTTCCTCTTGTGGCTCTAGGGGCTTCTTCTGGTGGGTACTTCGTTTCTATGCTTGCGACTGATGTGAAGTTTAGTAGCATTGCAGTAATGATTGCAGAAGGTGTATTTGATCAAATAGATATCATGAAGGACTACCCACCTACTATATTTGTGCACATGCCCAAAGATGAAGCTAGGAAGCGGAGGATTGATTATTTTCTCAGGATTTTGAAGGATGAAGGCATTGACGCTGCAGAAATTAAGTGCATGGAGTTTCCCTTGTCGCCAAATTTCTTATCTGATAGGATTCCAGCTCTTGATGAGACCACTTCAATGGAGTTGTTTGATCTGTTCCGGGACAAGGGCTTTATTGACAAGAATGGTTTTATGAGAGCTGATGGGCGTGCTTTACCCTTGAAAGCAGCTCTCAGGGAGAGTAAAATTGTTCTGCCAGATTTGGATTTAGTCCATCACATTGAGGAGGAACTGAATCTTGCATTTGCTAATCATGAAATGACTAGCTTGCAGTCTCAGCAAATATTTGACTGGTTTGAATCACACATGAGGTTATCAAGACTCTAA